One window from the genome of Microcoleus sp. FACHB-68 encodes:
- a CDS encoding glycosyltransferase translates to MTKKLKVSILSPTLSKGGVDRAYLLGQVLRELNYEVAILGFLFGECIYPLPPAELPVDSVPGGIYPQLFTSAKQLLNKIDGDIIYAVKPKPTSFGIALLKKLSTRRPVILDIDDWELSWCGGDEWRYRPSLKQLARDILKRDGALRDASHPVYLQWMEKLVKGADAVTVDTHFLQQRFGGIYLPNGKDTSLFDPAKFNSEASRVRYGLAEYRVLMFPGAPRPHKGLEDILMALDRLNQSDLRLVIVGGNPYDDYDDKLIARWGRWIVKLPPAPVDRMPEIVAAAHVVVVPQRDTVTARAQFPIKLTEGMAMAKPVLATRVGDIPEILSETGYLAAPSCPEELADQIQLIFQDYKTANIQGMKARNRCLECYSVPAMASILSKVLASL, encoded by the coding sequence ATGACTAAAAAGTTAAAGGTTTCCATTCTCTCGCCTACTTTATCTAAAGGCGGCGTTGACCGAGCTTATTTGCTGGGTCAAGTGTTGCGAGAATTAAATTATGAAGTGGCAATTCTGGGGTTTTTATTTGGAGAATGTATCTATCCGCTTCCCCCTGCCGAGTTGCCGGTTGACTCGGTTCCCGGCGGGATTTATCCGCAACTGTTCACTTCAGCCAAGCAACTTCTCAATAAAATTGATGGAGATATTATTTATGCGGTAAAACCCAAGCCGACAAGTTTTGGAATCGCTTTGCTCAAGAAGCTTAGCACTCGCCGGCCTGTCATTCTCGATATTGACGACTGGGAACTTAGTTGGTGTGGGGGAGATGAGTGGCGCTATCGCCCCTCCTTGAAACAGCTAGCGAGAGACATCCTGAAGCGAGACGGTGCCCTCAGAGACGCTTCTCATCCAGTTTATCTGCAGTGGATGGAGAAGTTGGTCAAGGGTGCCGATGCCGTAACGGTAGACACTCACTTCCTACAACAGCGCTTTGGTGGTATTTATCTACCCAATGGGAAAGACACTTCATTGTTTGACCCTGCTAAATTTAATTCAGAAGCAAGCCGAGTCCGCTATGGGTTGGCGGAGTATCGAGTGCTGATGTTTCCAGGTGCACCACGCCCTCATAAGGGGCTTGAGGATATTTTGATGGCACTCGACCGGCTGAATCAATCTGATTTAAGACTGGTGATTGTTGGCGGCAATCCCTATGATGACTACGATGATAAGCTGATTGCACGGTGGGGGCGCTGGATTGTTAAGCTGCCGCCTGCGCCGGTGGATCGGATGCCCGAAATCGTGGCAGCGGCACACGTTGTCGTTGTTCCCCAGCGGGATACGGTTACAGCTCGCGCTCAATTTCCGATTAAACTAACGGAGGGTATGGCAATGGCAAAGCCGGTTTTGGCAACACGTGTGGGTGATATTCCTGAAATTTTATCGGAAACCGGCTATCTCGCGGCTCCAAGCTGTCCAGAGGAACTAGCTGATCAAATTCAATTGATATTTCAGGATTATAAAACAGCAAATATTCAAGGCATGAAAGCTAGGAACCGCTGCCTAGAATGCTACAGTGTGCCGGCGATGGCCTCTATTTTATCTAAAGTTTTGGCATCTTTGTAA
- a CDS encoding phycobilisome protein, which yields MRTINSTLEELANESEGRYLTGAELQPVQRYLKTFSVRLKTYDIIRERADKLVNVALKKFMSLQPEVMRKHGSRCQYDMSEVMRYVALAVLRDDERFFKESLLFWQANILTAYRQNGACVVAYRCLQETLNEYLPAQAYQLIEPYIAIIMQTLDLPPKLMASAQRASAS from the coding sequence ATGCGTACAATTAACTCCACGCTTGAAGAGTTAGCGAATGAAAGTGAAGGGCGCTATCTAACGGGGGCAGAACTTCAGCCGGTGCAGCGCTATCTAAAAACTTTCTCGGTGCGGTTAAAAACCTATGACATTATAAGAGAGCGAGCAGATAAATTAGTTAATGTGGCGCTGAAAAAATTCATGTCTCTTCAGCCAGAAGTGATGCGGAAGCATGGGAGCCGGTGCCAATATGATATGAGCGAAGTGATGCGCTATGTCGCCCTTGCTGTGCTGCGAGATGACGAGCGCTTTTTTAAAGAAAGTTTGCTGTTTTGGCAGGCAAATATTCTCACAGCTTATCGTCAAAACGGGGCTTGTGTAGTGGCTTATCGCTGCCTTCAAGAAACACTGAACGAATATTTGCCGGCGCAGGCATATCAGTTGATCGAACCTTACATCGCTATTATTATGCAAACGCTAGATTTGCCACCAAAACTGATGGCAAGTGCCCAAAGAGCGAGTGCGAGTTAA
- a CDS encoding ABC transporter ATP-binding protein, which yields MVANNLILKFTRNYPKEIILTIILGFSGAFFNGVSTTLIVPVIFSLLNQAIDLKGAPPIIQTLMYPFAGVPESYRLIVMASTIVFAIALKNAASYASILVSTSLTRSLTADLREAGLKLLLDVDIDFYSKMKVGDLINRLGAEVNRTANAISITIQILITSITVLVFVLLLLAISWELTLASTVLLSLVILVNQYAIARSRYFGRLLSEASKSYSVRVLETLSGIRLVKATSNEETEYEQIKHLIREREKADFQSEANYAAIAPLTEVTSIIALLLIVFLGRTFFADELRSISTVLLTYLLVLFRLLPLISQLNSSRSQLANNSASVDVVDDFLRRDNKHFMVNGTLPYKKLREGIHFKQLSFAYPDHHDLVLKDVDLFLRQGTTLALVGGTGAGKSTLAELLPRFYDPTEGRILIDGVDLRQFDLKALRPAMGIVSQDTFLFNDSVRNNIAYAKPNASEEEIIEAANRANAYEFIVDLPEGFNTIIGDRGVLLSGGQRQRIAIARALLQNPEILILDEATSALDTVTERLVQLALEELSRNRTTLVIAHRLSTVQKADQIAVIDQGRVVEVGSHDELVRKGGYYTRLYSLQFLEQVTRDEALIRASYEVRTRLNPMIGFLKLLVDDMVDSQEERDELLKESYHSATCILKIIELIEDHVRMRIRS from the coding sequence ATGGTAGCCAATAATTTAATCCTAAAATTTACCAGAAACTATCCTAAGGAAATAATCTTAACGATAATTCTTGGCTTCTCAGGGGCTTTTTTTAATGGGGTGAGTACAACCTTAATTGTGCCGGTTATATTTAGCCTTTTGAATCAGGCGATTGATTTAAAAGGAGCGCCGCCGATTATCCAAACTTTGATGTATCCCTTTGCCGGGGTTCCTGAAAGTTATCGTTTGATCGTGATGGCTAGCACAATTGTATTTGCCATTGCTTTAAAAAACGCGGCTTCCTATGCCAGTATTTTAGTCTCAACATCACTAACCCGGAGTCTGACGGCGGATTTGCGGGAAGCCGGTTTAAAGTTATTACTAGATGTAGATATAGATTTTTACTCCAAAATGAAAGTGGGGGATCTGATCAACCGTTTGGGGGCAGAAGTCAACCGAACGGCTAATGCGATCAGCATCACTATCCAAATTTTAATTACATCCATCACCGTTTTAGTTTTCGTTTTATTGCTACTAGCAATTTCCTGGGAACTAACCCTCGCTTCTACGGTGTTATTGTCTTTAGTTATTTTGGTAAATCAGTACGCAATTGCCCGTTCCCGATATTTTGGCCGGCTGCTGTCAGAAGCATCAAAATCTTATTCTGTGAGAGTGTTGGAAACTCTCAGTGGAATTCGGCTGGTGAAAGCAACGAGCAATGAAGAAACAGAATACGAACAAATTAAGCATTTAATTCGGGAACGGGAAAAAGCAGATTTTCAATCGGAAGCGAATTATGCAGCCATTGCCCCGCTGACTGAAGTTACCAGTATTATTGCCTTATTATTAATTGTCTTTTTAGGTCGGACTTTTTTTGCGGATGAGTTGAGGTCAATTTCTACCGTTCTCCTCACTTATTTATTAGTGCTGTTTCGACTACTGCCGCTGATTTCCCAACTCAATAGTTCTCGCAGTCAACTCGCTAATAATTCGGCGAGTGTCGATGTAGTGGATGACTTTCTGCGGCGTGATAATAAGCATTTTATGGTGAATGGCACGCTGCCCTACAAAAAGTTACGCGAAGGCATTCATTTCAAACAACTCTCGTTTGCTTACCCCGATCATCATGATTTGGTTCTCAAAGATGTCGATCTATTTCTTCGCCAGGGAACAACCTTAGCTTTAGTGGGCGGAACGGGTGCCGGTAAGTCAACTTTAGCAGAACTTTTACCCAGGTTTTACGATCCCACAGAAGGCCGCATTTTGATAGATGGCGTTGATTTGCGGCAGTTCGATCTCAAAGCATTAAGACCGGCAATGGGTATTGTTAGTCAAGATACATTTTTGTTTAATGACTCCGTTCGCAATAATATTGCCTATGCTAAGCCTAATGCTAGCGAAGAAGAAATTATTGAAGCGGCAAATCGAGCAAATGCTTATGAGTTTATTGTGGATCTGCCAGAAGGTTTCAATACCATTATTGGTGATCGCGGGGTACTCTTATCTGGAGGGCAGCGTCAGCGAATTGCGATCGCTCGCGCTTTACTGCAAAACCCGGAAATATTAATCTTAGATGAAGCGACAAGTGCTTTAGATACAGTGACTGAACGCCTTGTCCAATTAGCCCTTGAAGAACTGTCTCGAAATCGCACAACTCTGGTGATTGCCCACCGGCTTTCAACCGTGCAAAAAGCCGATCAAATTGCTGTTATCGATCAAGGGCGGGTTGTTGAGGTGGGTTCTCATGATGAACTGGTTCGCAAAGGTGGTTATTACACGCGTTTATATTCTCTGCAATTTCTGGAACAAGTAACGCGTGATGAAGCTTTAATTCGAGCTTCCTATGAAGTCCGGACTCGTCTTAATCCGATGATTGGTTTTCTGAAGTTGTTAGTTGATGATATGGTTGATTCTCAAGAAGAACGAGATGAGTTACTGAAAGAATCTTACCATTCTGCTACGTGCATTTTGAAAATTATTGAGTTAATAGAAGATCATGTGAGGATGCGGATTCGTTCGTAA
- a CDS encoding serine/threonine-protein kinase, which produces MKDLTLHRTPAHKIVPQHSKYAIIGLIGQGQFGRVFCGIDRTTGQLVALKELSHQRSPTHKFLQELGSLLTLRHPNIVACQALEHTATGRYLVMDYCEGGTLRSLLEQDSALNLAEGLRLAIGILAGLDYSHQRGIIHCDIKPENILLNLGNAGWLPRLSDFGIAQRVREAKSAPRGVPSPDASMGSPAYMAPERFYGLYSPASDVYAVGILLFELLIGRRPFTGYPGKLMWAHMNQRLELPATIPQPLQAIVKQSLEKLPARRFTTAAEMAKALRQAMADPLVKEFKDRRLPLDTVGESAIIKPLPGVNRAVLPAPLTSLASSETFVYGALAAEVRIWPANRQPLIKVSLPAPVTQLQPQSQGCLVHTPQQLYWLGADEWQPQSLLNLGMPDRESLEKNAGASSAYKTAIDPDSRWLAVATGAQLRFYSLPALQSAKPDEPPPLPVRMLALGEETLPEIMFLDRRHLLAVWQDLKKNQTLFRVYTRRGTQLGSLSLPVVCQENSYGRLWTLTDEPYTLFGIEQTPNPTVLRIRLHPLQVTRIPLETVPVCWAAVQGGCVIANAQGEILFLDLQGRRVGTLKGTKAALAIAGWGANGLAIATRVNDQGYLYCLEVEGARLG; this is translated from the coding sequence GTGAAGGACTTGACTCTGCATCGAACGCCGGCCCACAAAATCGTACCGCAACACTCTAAGTACGCCATTATCGGACTCATCGGTCAAGGTCAATTTGGCCGAGTTTTTTGCGGAATTGATCGCACAACCGGCCAGTTAGTTGCCCTCAAAGAACTCAGCCACCAACGCTCACCCACCCATAAATTTTTACAAGAACTTGGATCGCTGCTCACCCTGAGACATCCCAATATTGTTGCTTGCCAAGCCTTAGAACACACGGCAACAGGCCGGTATTTGGTAATGGACTACTGCGAGGGAGGAACACTCCGCAGCTTACTAGAACAAGACAGCGCCCTAAACTTAGCAGAAGGTTTGCGTCTGGCAATTGGCATTTTAGCTGGATTAGATTACAGCCATCAGCGAGGGATTATTCACTGCGATATTAAACCGGAAAATATACTTTTAAACTTGGGGAATGCCGGCTGGTTGCCGCGACTGTCTGACTTTGGCATTGCCCAGCGAGTGCGCGAGGCGAAAAGTGCACCGCGCGGTGTGCCTTCCCCAGATGCCTCGATGGGTTCACCGGCATACATGGCACCCGAACGATTTTACGGCCTTTATTCGCCGGCATCAGATGTCTATGCTGTGGGAATTTTACTATTTGAACTTTTAATCGGGCGGCGTCCATTTACCGGCTATCCAGGCAAGCTGATGTGGGCGCACATGAATCAGCGCTTAGAGTTGCCGGCAACCATTCCCCAACCGCTACAGGCAATTGTGAAACAGTCCTTGGAAAAACTGCCCGCCCGTCGCTTTACCACGGCGGCTGAAATGGCTAAAGCCTTGCGGCAGGCGATGGCAGATCCCCTCGTTAAAGAATTTAAAGATCGCCGGCTGCCTTTAGACACTGTGGGCGAATCGGCCATTATCAAGCCATTGCCCGGAGTGAATCGAGCGGTTTTACCGGCACCTTTAACCTCGTTAGCTTCATCAGAAACCTTTGTTTACGGGGCGCTGGCGGCAGAAGTGCGGATCTGGCCGGCAAACCGCCAACCGCTGATTAAAGTCAGCTTACCGGCTCCTGTAACCCAATTGCAGCCCCAATCCCAAGGCTGCTTAGTTCATACTCCCCAACAACTTTACTGGTTGGGTGCCGATGAGTGGCAGCCGCAATCTCTCTTAAATTTGGGAATGCCGGATCGGGAAAGCCTAGAGAAGAATGCCGGTGCCTCATCTGCTTACAAAACTGCGATTGATCCCGATAGCCGGTGGTTGGCAGTCGCAACGGGGGCGCAGTTGCGATTTTACTCCCTACCAGCGTTGCAAAGCGCCAAACCCGACGAACCGCCACCGTTGCCGGTGAGGATGCTGGCTTTGGGTGAGGAAACTTTGCCAGAAATCATGTTTCTCGACCGGCGGCATCTGCTAGCCGTTTGGCAAGACCTGAAAAAAAATCAAACGCTGTTTAGAGTTTACACGCGTCGCGGCACGCAGTTGGGTTCGCTCTCGCTGCCGGTGGTTTGCCAAGAAAATTCTTACGGTCGCCTTTGGACGCTCACCGACGAACCTTACACCCTGTTTGGGATTGAGCAAACACCAAACCCGACCGTGTTGCGAATTCGACTGCACCCTTTGCAAGTGACGCGCATTCCCTTAGAAACTGTGCCGGTGTGCTGGGCGGCGGTTCAAGGCGGGTGCGTTATAGCAAATGCTCAAGGTGAAATTTTGTTTCTCGATCTCCAGGGGCGGCGCGTGGGAACATTGAAGGGAACGAAGGCAGCCTTAGCAATTGCCGGTTGGGGCGCAAACGGGTTAGCGATTGCCACGCGTGTTAATGACCAAGGCTATTTATACTGCTTAGAGGTTGAAGGAGCACGATTAGGCTGA
- a CDS encoding glycosyltransferase, with amino-acid sequence MRLIHTLSWYFPDTSGGCEVYVDGLVQGLGAYGITGTVAASRHGTQEAVYRHNGVEVYRYPLYPHPTKAQQRQQLPPGGFEYFSRWLEAHPADIYHQHSWRFGCGLHHLRLARQLGMPAIVTVHLPEAVCLRGTMMLHGQTACDGWIDPARCGHCIGVPERVSPALAQALSYVPLRVGTAAESELLNSDSIRLRQLARTLGIPPWVRRHRHLLLEMANLADRIVAVCQWLYDALLINGVPQEKLVLCRQGVGGAGSRTIAQRNRHPDDPLRIGFLGRWQDTKGAQVLAGAIERLPAHIPVELVIHGMVHGEADKVNRDLVLAMAQKDRRIQVAEKLSREEVPAAVAGFDLLAVPSQGFETGPLVVLEAHAVGTPVIGSDVGGVNELVHHGVDGWLVPAADVNAWSEAIAQLATDADLLAKLRQGIKPVRTMEDAAADMAKVYEDVIGHGA; translated from the coding sequence ATGCGATTAATTCACACCCTTAGCTGGTATTTTCCCGATACTTCTGGCGGCTGTGAGGTTTATGTGGATGGACTGGTACAGGGGTTGGGCGCTTATGGCATCACCGGCACGGTTGCGGCTTCTCGCCACGGAACACAGGAAGCAGTTTACCGGCACAACGGGGTAGAAGTCTATCGCTATCCCCTCTATCCTCACCCAACGAAAGCCCAGCAGCGTCAGCAGTTACCCCCTGGCGGGTTTGAGTATTTTTCGCGGTGGCTAGAGGCGCACCCCGCAGATATTTATCACCAACATTCTTGGCGTTTTGGTTGCGGGTTACATCATCTGCGTTTAGCGCGGCAGTTGGGGATGCCGGCTATCGTGACGGTTCATCTGCCGGAGGCGGTGTGTCTACGCGGTACGATGATGTTGCACGGGCAAACGGCTTGCGATGGCTGGATCGATCCGGCACGCTGTGGGCATTGTATTGGGGTTCCAGAACGGGTGTCACCGGCACTGGCGCAGGCGTTGAGTTATGTTCCTCTCAGGGTGGGAACGGCGGCGGAAAGCGAACTATTAAATTCAGATTCAATTCGCCTGCGGCAGTTAGCAAGAACGCTTGGCATTCCGCCTTGGGTGCGCCGGCATCGGCATCTACTATTAGAAATGGCGAATTTGGCTGATCGAATTGTGGCAGTGTGCCAGTGGCTTTATGATGCGTTGTTAATTAATGGGGTGCCGCAAGAAAAATTAGTGCTGTGCCGGCAGGGCGTTGGGGGGGCCGGCAGCCGGACAATCGCGCAGCGCAATCGGCATCCCGATGATCCGCTCAGGATAGGCTTTTTAGGCCGTTGGCAAGACACAAAGGGTGCACAAGTGTTGGCGGGGGCGATTGAGCGGTTGCCGGCACATATCCCTGTGGAATTGGTGATTCATGGCATGGTGCATGGGGAGGCGGACAAAGTGAATCGGGATCTGGTGTTGGCGATGGCGCAAAAAGATCGTCGGATTCAAGTGGCCGAGAAGCTTTCACGAGAGGAAGTGCCGGCAGCCGTCGCCGGTTTCGATTTGCTAGCTGTCCCCTCCCAAGGCTTTGAAACCGGGCCATTAGTGGTTCTGGAAGCTCATGCGGTTGGGACGCCGGTGATTGGTTCGGATGTGGGAGGCGTGAATGAGTTAGTCCATCACGGTGTCGATGGTTGGCTAGTACCGGCGGCTGATGTGAATGCGTGGAGTGAAGCGATCGCTCAGTTGGCGACGGATGCCGATCTTTTGGCTAAACTGCGCCAGGGGATAAAGCCGGTGCGGACAATGGAGGATGCTGCGGCAGATATGGCAAAAGTTTATGAAGATGTGATTGGGCATGGGGCATAG
- a CDS encoding AarF/ABC1/UbiB kinase family protein, with protein sequence MGQHKIEVARGLAPLRRYDPKAIENYYRFRPWLVIWRAIKIIWFFAGFVLGLQWDRWQNQSAENKSQRAEQLRHILTDLGPTFIKVGQALSTRPDLIHKDFLEELIKLQDQLPPFPNEIALRILETELDRSVAECFSQLSDNPVAAASLGQVYRGRLHTGEEVAVKVQRPNLKPTLSLDLYLMRWAAGWLAPWLPLNLGHDLTLIVDEFGIKLFEEIDYLNEGRNAEQFASNFYNNPSVKVPAIYWRYSTQHVLTLEWINGFKLTDTQRIQEAGLNTDALIRTGVEAGLQQLLEHGFFHADPHPGNLFALADGRMAYIDFGMMDQLEEGTKETLVDSVVHLIDQNYVSLAEDFVKLGFLTPDTDIMPIVPALESVLGDIIGESVGNFNFKTITDRFSELMFDYPFRVPAKFALIIRSLVTQEGLALTLNPDFKIVEVAYPYVARRLLTGESPELRRRLIEVLFKDGKLQWERLENLIEIARGDKSFDLLPTAQLGLQYLLSDEGNFLRRQLLLALTEDNRLHTEEVQRIWNLVKEDLQPNRLLNAALGALAEFSTEGAASKIPAFQSWRSQKPLF encoded by the coding sequence GTGGGTCAGCACAAAATCGAGGTGGCGCGAGGTCTTGCGCCGCTGCGGCGCTACGATCCGAAAGCGATTGAAAACTATTATCGCTTCCGTCCCTGGCTAGTCATCTGGCGTGCTATTAAAATCATCTGGTTCTTTGCCGGCTTTGTCCTAGGTTTGCAGTGGGATCGATGGCAGAACCAAAGCGCAGAAAACAAGTCGCAAAGAGCAGAACAGCTGCGACATATACTGACTGATCTCGGTCCTACATTCATTAAGGTCGGTCAAGCCCTTTCTACCCGACCCGACCTCATCCACAAAGACTTTTTAGAAGAACTGATCAAGCTACAGGATCAGTTGCCGCCATTTCCTAATGAAATTGCTTTACGCATTCTTGAGACAGAACTTGATCGTTCAGTCGCAGAATGCTTTAGCCAATTGTCCGATAATCCAGTCGCTGCGGCTAGCTTGGGTCAAGTTTATCGCGGACGCCTCCACACCGGCGAAGAAGTTGCGGTGAAGGTGCAGCGCCCAAATTTAAAACCAACACTGAGTCTTGACCTTTATTTAATGCGTTGGGCTGCCGGCTGGCTTGCTCCTTGGCTGCCTCTCAACTTAGGGCACGACCTCACCTTAATTGTTGACGAATTTGGCATCAAGCTTTTTGAAGAGATTGATTATCTTAACGAAGGGCGCAACGCCGAACAATTTGCGAGTAATTTTTACAATAACCCAAGTGTCAAAGTTCCAGCGATTTACTGGCGCTACAGCACCCAGCACGTCCTAACACTTGAGTGGATTAACGGCTTTAAACTGACGGACACTCAACGAATTCAAGAAGCCGGTCTTAACACCGATGCTTTAATTCGCACAGGTGTGGAAGCCGGCTTGCAACAGCTATTAGAACACGGATTTTTCCACGCTGACCCCCATCCAGGTAACTTGTTTGCCTTGGCAGATGGCCGAATGGCTTACATTGACTTCGGCATGATGGATCAGCTAGAGGAAGGCACCAAAGAAACCCTTGTGGATTCAGTGGTGCATCTTATTGACCAAAACTACGTTTCATTAGCTGAAGATTTTGTCAAGTTAGGCTTTTTAACGCCCGACACTGATATTATGCCAATCGTGCCGGCTTTAGAATCAGTTTTGGGCGATATTATTGGCGAAAGTGTGGGGAATTTCAACTTCAAAACCATCACTGATCGCTTCTCGGAGTTGATGTTTGATTATCCCTTCCGAGTGCCGGCAAAATTTGCCCTAATTATTCGCTCCCTTGTGACACAAGAAGGGTTAGCACTCACCCTCAATCCCGATTTCAAAATTGTAGAAGTTGCCTATCCCTACGTGGCGCGGCGTCTGCTTACCGGCGAATCTCCTGAACTTCGCCGCCGGTTAATTGAAGTGCTGTTTAAAGATGGCAAACTCCAGTGGGAGCGGCTAGAAAACTTAATTGAAATTGCACGAGGAGATAAAAGCTTTGATCTGCTACCCACCGCTCAGTTGGGATTGCAGTATCTTCTCTCCGATGAAGGTAATTTTTTGCGCCGGCAACTGCTGCTTGCCCTCACAGAAGATAACCGCCTCCACACCGAAGAAGTGCAACGCATTTGGAACCTTGTTAAAGAGGATTTGCAACCCAATCGCCTCTTAAACGCAGCGCTGGGGGCTTTAGCAGAATTCTCTACAGAGGGTGCTGCTTCCAAGATTCCCGCATTTCAAAGCTGGCGATCCCAAAAGCCCCTATTCTAA
- a CDS encoding glycosyltransferase family 10, producing the protein MNPKVVGMVTSYPAMFTNKPLAASQSDWLWHQTPHSFGKWGNIQMSANAPEPDFLLLYQFEFPRPRKKTWKGHLKSQVTRLWQPASDPEQDVIAQFRGVPKHRIISLLREPPLEEYAAVYQENYEESKKHCGYVSSPDDLAPTPDYMPAIWYIGNSFRELSEMGSPEKVKPCSWVTSGIDRSANHLRRLDFLKMLQEQGLDFDLYGRNLPDWAKNYGALSNKWHAMAPYYYNLAIENYADNDWYVTEKLWDALLAWCLPIYYGGPAADKLLPPGSFIRLPSLDEKGLEFIKEITATPDYWYAARGAIAEARQVILNELNLLNWLSNFVGRVS; encoded by the coding sequence ATGAACCCAAAAGTTGTTGGTATGGTAACAAGCTATCCAGCGATGTTTACCAACAAGCCACTAGCAGCTAGCCAGAGTGATTGGTTGTGGCATCAAACTCCCCACAGCTTTGGCAAGTGGGGCAACATTCAAATGTCAGCAAATGCCCCAGAACCCGATTTTTTACTGCTCTATCAGTTTGAATTTCCGCGTCCGAGAAAGAAAACTTGGAAGGGACATTTAAAGTCTCAGGTAACGCGCTTGTGGCAGCCGGCTTCCGATCCAGAACAAGATGTTATTGCTCAATTTCGAGGAGTTCCCAAACACCGCATCATTTCTTTACTGAGGGAACCACCTTTAGAAGAATACGCAGCAGTTTATCAAGAAAATTACGAAGAATCAAAAAAACATTGCGGTTATGTTTCTTCCCCGGATGATTTAGCGCCGACACCCGATTATATGCCGGCAATTTGGTATATCGGTAACTCTTTTCGAGAACTCAGTGAAATGGGTTCCCCAGAAAAAGTAAAACCTTGCTCTTGGGTTACTTCAGGAATTGATCGCAGCGCTAATCATCTGCGGCGTCTGGATTTCTTAAAAATGTTGCAAGAACAAGGTTTAGATTTCGATCTTTACGGACGTAATTTGCCAGATTGGGCAAAGAATTATGGGGCATTGAGCAATAAATGGCACGCGATGGCTCCCTACTACTACAATTTAGCTATTGAAAACTATGCTGACAACGATTGGTATGTCACTGAAAAACTTTGGGATGCGCTGCTAGCTTGGTGCTTGCCGATTTATTATGGAGGGCCGGCTGCTGATAAACTGCTACCACCAGGGAGTTTTATCCGCCTACCCAGCCTTGATGAAAAAGGATTGGAATTTATTAAAGAAATTACCGCTACCCCAGATTACTGGTATGCAGCGAGAGGTGCCATTGCAGAAGCGCGACAAGTTATTTTAAACGAATTAAATTTACTCAATTGGCTGTCAAATTTTGTTGGTAGAGTTTCATAA
- the gloB gene encoding hydroxyacylglutathione hydrolase has protein sequence MQVYRLPVLENNYIFLLHDPARNIAAVVDPADAEPVLQQLQALGAELVTIFNTHHHRDHVGGNRQLLERFPNIPVYAGAEDQGRIPGQQVFLREGDQVEFADRTGEVFFVPGHTYAHIAYYFPPAAGEETGDLFCGDTLFAGGCGRLFEGTSAQMLSSLSKLRKLPDSTKIWCAHEYTLKNLEFALTVDGDNDDLQNRFQEVKEARSRLEATIPSVLGVEKRTNPFLRWDEPALQAAVKSSHPEETFGRLRGMKDRF, from the coding sequence ATGCAGGTTTACCGGCTTCCAGTATTAGAGAACAATTACATTTTTTTATTGCATGACCCCGCTCGAAATATTGCCGCTGTGGTAGATCCGGCTGATGCGGAACCTGTGTTGCAACAACTGCAAGCATTGGGGGCGGAGTTGGTTACTATTTTTAATACCCATCATCACAGAGATCATGTGGGTGGCAACCGGCAACTGCTAGAACGCTTTCCGAATATCCCGGTTTATGCCGGTGCGGAGGATCAGGGGAGAATTCCGGGACAGCAAGTATTTTTGCGAGAAGGCGATCAGGTGGAATTTGCAGATCGCACTGGGGAAGTTTTCTTTGTACCGGGTCATACTTACGCCCATATTGCCTACTATTTTCCCCCGGCTGCCGGTGAAGAGACGGGCGATTTATTCTGCGGCGATACTTTATTTGCCGGCGGCTGTGGCAGATTGTTTGAAGGGACGTCGGCGCAAATGCTGTCCTCCCTGAGTAAGTTGCGAAAGTTACCCGACAGTACCAAGATTTGGTGTGCCCATGAGTACACGCTGAAAAATCTGGAATTTGCCCTAACGGTGGATGGCGACAATGACGACTTGCAAAATCGCTTTCAGGAAGTCAAGGAAGCAAGAAGCCGGTTAGAGGCGACGATCCCCTCTGTGCTGGGTGTTGAGAAGCGCACCAATCCCTTTTTACGCTGGGATGAGCCGGCTCTGCAAGCTGCAGTGAAAAGCTCCCATCCTGAAGAAACCTTTGGGCGTCTGCGAGGTATGAAGGATCGATTTTAA